A single genomic interval of Mycolicibacterium sp. MU0053 harbors:
- a CDS encoding response regulator transcription factor, which yields MARILIAEDEPRISSFIRKGLTANGFTVTEVTDGASAYDYARTGEFDLMVLDIGLPTMDGFEVLRRLRAEANQLPVVMLTARTSVADTVAGLEGGADDYMPKPFRFEELLARIRLRLSTERVSELTVLSYGGLSLDLRTRRARVDGRTIDLSAREFALAETFLRHPGQVLSREQLLSQVWGYDYDPGSNVVDVYVRYLRRKLGPERFVTLRGMGYRLDALP from the coding sequence ATGGCCCGCATCCTGATCGCCGAAGACGAGCCCAGAATCTCGTCGTTCATCCGAAAGGGGCTGACCGCGAACGGCTTCACCGTCACCGAGGTCACCGATGGAGCGTCTGCCTACGATTACGCCCGCACCGGCGAGTTCGATCTGATGGTGCTCGACATCGGACTGCCGACCATGGACGGTTTCGAGGTGCTGCGCAGGTTGCGTGCCGAAGCCAATCAGCTTCCGGTGGTGATGTTGACCGCGCGCACCAGCGTCGCCGACACCGTTGCGGGCCTCGAGGGTGGCGCCGACGACTACATGCCCAAACCGTTCCGCTTCGAGGAACTGCTGGCCCGGATACGGCTGCGGCTGTCCACCGAACGGGTCAGCGAACTGACGGTGTTGTCCTACGGTGGACTGAGCCTGGATCTGCGCACCCGCCGCGCCCGGGTGGACGGGCGCACGATCGACCTCTCGGCGCGCGAATTCGCGCTTGCCGAAACGTTCCTACGCCACCCCGGGCAGGTGTTGTCCCGCGAACAGCTGCTGAGCCAGGTGTGGGGTTACGACTACGACCCGGGCTCCAACGTGGTGGACGTCTACGTCCGGTATCTGCGGCGCAAACTCGGACCGGAGCGCTTTGTCACGTTGCGCGGCATGGGTTATCGCCTCGACGCGTTGCCGTGA